A portion of the Perognathus longimembris pacificus isolate PPM17 chromosome 20, ASM2315922v1, whole genome shotgun sequence genome contains these proteins:
- the Mia gene encoding melanoma-derived growth regulatory protein, protein MMTVSPVFLVIVLLCGFPGPGGASRPMPKLAERKLCADEECSHPISMAVALQDYVAPDCRFLTIHRGQVVYVFSKLKGRGRLFWGGSVQGEYYGDLAARLGYFPSSIVREDQTLKPGKVDVKTDKWDFYCQ, encoded by the exons ATGATGACGGTGTCTCCAGTGTTTCTCGTCATCGTCTTGCTCTGTGGTTTCCCAGGACCTGGAGGGGCAAGCCGCCCCATGCCCAAGCTGGCTGAACGGAAACTCTGTGCTGATGAGGAATGCAGCC ACCCCATTTCTATGGCGGTGGCCCTTCAGGACTACGTGGCTCCTGACTGCCGATTCCTGACCATACACAGGGGCCAAGTGGTGTATGTCTTCTCCAAGCTGAAAGGCCGTGGTCGCCTCTTCTGGGGAGGCAGT GTCCAGGGAGAATACTATGGAGATCTGGCTGCTCGTCTGGGCTATTTCCCCAGTAGTATTGTCCGAGAGGACCAGACGCTGAAACCTGGCAAAGTTGATGTGAAGACCGAT AAATGGGATTTCTACTGCCAGTGA